In Sphingomonas psychrotolerans, the following proteins share a genomic window:
- a CDS encoding Rossmann-fold NAD(P)-binding domain-containing protein, which produces MASAQVQVQAQRPLRPKPSPAPQVFTPNTVVDAGALPPGPADAVPRGVMHASWDRKGWIDTIDGKRSGIQFRLGSEHVIRGAGLANAVQGFITSSRIPRGGGNKYETVGSVLTIVRNSDSEVVVRVSQISGGKVRWSATGHRQYPDVRLILRTDGGGRNFNFPIRGGRYSCAAGEPNCE; this is translated from the coding sequence ATGGCTTCGGCACAGGTGCAGGTGCAGGCGCAGCGGCCGCTGCGGCCCAAGCCGAGCCCGGCGCCGCAGGTGTTTACGCCGAACACCGTGGTGGACGCCGGCGCCCTGCCGCCCGGGCCGGCGGACGCGGTGCCACGCGGCGTGATGCACGCATCGTGGGACCGCAAGGGCTGGATCGACACGATCGACGGCAAGCGATCCGGCATCCAGTTCCGGCTGGGGAGCGAGCATGTGATCCGGGGTGCGGGGCTGGCCAATGCCGTCCAGGGCTTCATCACCAGCTCGCGGATACCGCGCGGCGGCGGCAACAAATATGAAACCGTGGGGTCGGTGCTGACGATCGTGCGCAACTCCGATAGCGAAGTGGTGGTGCGGGTGTCGCAGATTTCGGGTGGCAAGGTGCGCTGGTCGGCGACCGGGCATCGCCAATATCCCGACGTTCGCCTGATCCTGCGCACGGATGGCGGTGGCCGGAACTTCAACTTCCCGATCCGTGGCGGGCGTTACTCATGTGCGGCCGGGGAGCCGAACTGCGAATGA
- a CDS encoding helix-turn-helix transcriptional regulator: protein MYSRTIAANEEAPVFLRRPAPNPRPTAQTPEVIVIEASGKLVEATVGGHKLLAEGSVLRCSFGRVAGATQIVAGRLDAAIASTIAHSRASATFEKPHQRLDAEFFAIQPGGDGAPRIIILLKPVRIGQVPRLRAVRSAFGLTQAEFRLLEALYAGCSIPEAAHLLGVARSTARTHLQRVFDKTGVRRQADLMRVVACG from the coding sequence ATGTACAGCCGGACCATTGCCGCCAACGAGGAAGCCCCCGTCTTTCTGCGGCGGCCCGCCCCGAACCCGAGACCGACAGCGCAGACGCCGGAGGTCATCGTCATCGAAGCATCGGGCAAGCTTGTCGAAGCGACCGTCGGTGGCCACAAGCTTCTCGCCGAAGGTAGCGTCTTGCGCTGCAGCTTTGGCCGCGTCGCCGGTGCCACCCAAATTGTCGCCGGGCGCCTTGACGCGGCAATCGCCAGCACCATCGCTCACAGTCGCGCAAGCGCGACGTTCGAGAAACCGCATCAGCGCCTCGACGCCGAGTTCTTCGCCATCCAACCCGGGGGCGACGGTGCTCCTCGCATCATCATCCTGTTGAAGCCGGTGCGCATCGGGCAGGTTCCCCGGCTTCGAGCGGTTCGGTCTGCTTTCGGGCTGACACAGGCGGAATTCCGCTTGCTCGAAGCACTATACGCAGGTTGTTCAATTCCGGAGGCCGCTCACCTCCTGGGCGTGGCCCGGAGCACGGCCCGAACGCATTTACAGCGCGTTTTCGACAAGACAGGAGTGCGCCGCCAGGCCGACTTGATGCGCGTTGTGGCCTGCGGCTGA
- a CDS encoding ECF-type sigma factor, with product MTTEKSAGAERLAGALYEELRTAAHREFRRAGSPQTWQTTAIINETWMKLHARDDWESREHFVRTASTTMRHIMIDAARARLAERRGGGAQRLPIEAAAQVADGIDDQMLVHLGDTLTELAELDPELARIVDCRFFAGLTEPEVAQVLGMSERTVRRRWAQARAWIHSELLSS from the coding sequence ATGACGACGGAAAAATCAGCCGGAGCCGAGAGGCTGGCGGGCGCGCTCTATGAGGAACTGCGCACCGCCGCGCACCGCGAATTCCGCCGGGCGGGATCGCCGCAGACATGGCAGACGACTGCGATCATCAACGAGACGTGGATGAAGCTCCACGCCCGGGACGATTGGGAAAGCCGCGAGCATTTCGTCCGCACAGCCTCTACGACGATGCGTCACATCATGATCGATGCGGCCCGCGCCCGACTTGCCGAGCGCCGCGGCGGGGGCGCGCAACGCCTGCCGATCGAAGCAGCCGCGCAAGTCGCCGACGGGATTGACGACCAGATGCTGGTCCACCTAGGCGACACGCTGACAGAGCTGGCGGAACTTGACCCCGAACTGGCGAGGATCGTCGATTGCCGGTTCTTCGCCGGACTGACCGAGCCCGAAGTGGCGCAAGTCCTCGGCATGAGCGAACGGACGGTACGCCGCCGCTGGGCCCAGGCGCGGGCGTGGATCCATAGCGAATTACTATCGTCGTGA